The Bacillus vallismortis genome window below encodes:
- a CDS encoding O-acetylserine dependent cystathionine beta-synthase, protein MTVITDITELIGNTPLLRLKNFDVPDGVAVYAKLEMMNPGGSIKDRLGDMLIRDALDSGKVKPGGVIIEATAGNTGIGLALSARKYGLQAIFCVPEHFSTEKQQIMQALGASIIHTPRQDGMQGAIQKAIQLETEIENSYCVLQFKNQVNPSTYYKTLGPEIWEALDGNIHTFVAGAGSGGTFAGTAFFLKEKNPAVKTVIVEPEGSILNGGEPHAHKTEGIGMEFIPDYMNKSHFDEIYTVTDENAFRLVKEAAEKEGLLIGSSSGAALYAALEEAKKASAGTNIVTVFPDSSDRYISKQIYEGGI, encoded by the coding sequence ATGACTGTTATTACGGACATTACCGAGCTGATTGGGAATACACCGCTTCTCCGCCTGAAGAACTTTGATGTTCCAGACGGGGTCGCAGTGTATGCCAAGCTTGAAATGATGAATCCCGGCGGAAGCATCAAAGACAGACTGGGAGATATGCTGATCCGTGACGCTTTGGATTCGGGCAAAGTAAAGCCCGGCGGAGTGATTATAGAAGCTACGGCAGGAAATACAGGAATCGGCCTTGCGCTGAGTGCCAGAAAATATGGATTACAAGCAATTTTCTGTGTCCCTGAACATTTCAGCACAGAGAAACAGCAAATTATGCAAGCGCTTGGCGCATCGATCATCCATACACCGCGTCAAGACGGAATGCAGGGAGCCATTCAAAAAGCCATTCAGCTGGAGACTGAAATTGAAAATTCTTATTGCGTTTTGCAATTTAAAAACCAAGTAAATCCATCGACTTACTATAAAACGCTTGGGCCTGAAATTTGGGAAGCGCTTGACGGCAATATTCATACGTTTGTCGCAGGGGCAGGATCAGGAGGCACATTCGCAGGAACAGCTTTCTTCTTAAAAGAAAAAAACCCAGCAGTTAAAACAGTGATTGTCGAACCGGAGGGCTCCATTTTAAACGGAGGAGAGCCTCACGCTCATAAAACAGAAGGCATCGGCATGGAGTTTATCCCCGATTATATGAATAAAAGCCATTTTGATGAGATCTACACCGTAACAGATGAGAATGCGTTTAGACTTGTAAAAGAAGCGGCGGAAAAAGAAGGACTGCTGATCGGTAGCTCTTCAGGTGCAGCGCTTTATGCAGCATTGGAGGAAGCGAAAAAAGCATCCGCAGGAACAAACATTGTCACGGTATTCCCTGACAGCAGTGATCGATATATCAGCAAACAAATTTACGAAGGAGGCATCTGA
- a CDS encoding cation diffusion facilitator family transporter, whose protein sequence is MGHNHTEGSNKKVLLISFIIITGYMMIEAIGGFLTNSLALLSDAGHMLSDSISLMVALIAFTLAEKKASHNKTFGYKRFEILAAVINGIALILISLYIIYEAIERFSHPPEVSTTGMLTISIIGLVVNILVAWIMLRGGDTENNLNIRGAYLHVISDMLGSVGAILAAILIIFFGWGWADPLASVIVAILVLRSGYHVTKDSIHVLMEGTPENIDVTDIIHTIEKTEGIQSIHDLHIWSITSGLNALSCHAVIDDQLTISESESILRKIEHDLEHKGITHVTIQMETAAHHHDNSILCQAKIEKRRDHHHH, encoded by the coding sequence ATGGGGCACAATCACACTGAAGGATCCAATAAAAAGGTTTTATTGATCTCTTTTATCATCATTACAGGTTATATGATGATAGAAGCTATAGGCGGATTTTTAACAAATAGTCTGGCGCTTTTATCAGATGCTGGCCATATGCTAAGTGATTCAATCTCATTAATGGTTGCCCTGATTGCTTTTACATTAGCTGAAAAAAAGGCAAGTCACAATAAGACATTTGGCTATAAACGATTTGAGATTCTTGCCGCTGTGATAAACGGTATTGCATTAATTCTTATTTCTCTTTATATCATTTATGAAGCAATCGAACGTTTCTCTCATCCACCAGAAGTATCAACGACTGGCATGCTTACGATTAGTATTATCGGGTTAGTCGTGAATATATTGGTCGCATGGATTATGCTGAGAGGCGGAGATACAGAGAATAATCTGAACATAAGAGGAGCTTATTTGCATGTAATAAGCGATATGCTCGGCTCTGTAGGTGCCATTCTAGCTGCCATACTTATCATTTTCTTTGGGTGGGGCTGGGCAGATCCATTGGCTAGTGTCATTGTGGCTATTCTTGTTCTAAGAAGCGGTTACCATGTGACTAAAGATTCCATTCATGTATTAATGGAAGGGACCCCAGAAAATATCGATGTCACTGACATCATTCATACAATTGAAAAGACAGAAGGAATTCAAAGCATTCATGATTTACACATATGGTCTATTACAAGCGGATTAAACGCTCTTTCTTGCCACGCTGTTATTGACGATCAACTGACCATTTCAGAAAGTGAAAGTATTTTGCGCAAAATTGAACATGATCTTGAGCATAAAGGCATTACGCATGTAACCATTCAGATGGAAACAGCAGCTCATCATCACGACAATTCGATCCTTTGTCAGGCCAAAATTGAAAAGCGGCGTGACCACCATCATCATTAG
- the mtnN gene encoding 5'-methylthioadenosine/S-adenosylhomocysteine nucleosidase, giving the protein MKLAVIGAMEEEVTILRSKLENAKTETIAHCEFTTGEYEGTEVILLKSGIGKVNAAISTTLLLDRYKPNYVINTGSAGGFHHTLNVGDVVISTDVRHHDVDVTAFDYEYGQVPGLPAAYAADEKLISITEEAISELDGIQVAKGTIATGDSFMNDPKRVEEVRARFSELYAVEMEAAAVAQVCHQFKTPFVVIRALSDIAGKESHVSFDQFLEQAAVNSTELVLKVIKRIH; this is encoded by the coding sequence ATGAAACTAGCAGTCATCGGAGCAATGGAAGAGGAAGTTACCATCCTAAGAAGCAAACTTGAAAATGCAAAAACAGAAACAATCGCACACTGTGAATTTACAACAGGTGAATATGAAGGAACCGAAGTGATTCTTTTAAAATCTGGAATTGGAAAAGTAAATGCTGCCATCAGCACAACGCTTTTGCTTGACCGATATAAGCCCAATTATGTGATTAACACAGGCTCAGCGGGCGGATTTCATCATACACTGAATGTAGGAGATGTCGTCATTTCAACTGACGTTCGCCATCATGATGTAGATGTAACGGCCTTTGACTATGAATACGGCCAGGTTCCGGGTCTTCCGGCTGCTTATGCAGCAGACGAAAAGCTGATCAGCATCACTGAAGAAGCGATTTCTGAACTTGACGGCATTCAGGTTGCAAAAGGAACGATCGCAACAGGTGATTCTTTTATGAACGATCCGAAGCGGGTTGAAGAAGTGCGTGCGAGATTTTCTGAGCTGTATGCGGTTGAAATGGAGGCTGCGGCAGTGGCTCAGGTGTGTCATCAATTTAAAACGCCGTTTGTCGTCATCAGAGCTTTATCTGATATCGCTGGAAAAGAATCACATGTATCATTTGACCAATTTTTAGAGCAGGCCGCTGTCAATTCCACAGAGCTTGTGTTAAAAGTGATCAAACGAATTCATTAA
- the udk gene encoding uridine kinase, which yields MGKNPVVIGIAGGSGSGKTSVTRSIYEQFKGHSILMIQQDLYYKDQSHLPFEERLNTNYDHPLAFDNDYLIEHIQDLLNYRPIEKPIYDYKLHTRSEETVHVEPKDVIILEGILVLEDKRLRDLMDIKLYVDTDADLRIIRRIMRDINERGRSIDSVIEQYVSVVRPMHNQFVEPTKRYADIIIPEGGQNHVAIDLMVTKIQTILEQNAIL from the coding sequence ATGGGTAAGAATCCAGTAGTCATTGGAATCGCAGGAGGTTCCGGTTCAGGAAAAACGAGTGTCACACGGTCCATTTATGAACAATTTAAAGGGCACTCGATTTTAATGATCCAGCAAGACCTTTATTATAAAGACCAAAGCCATCTTCCATTTGAAGAAAGGCTGAACACAAACTATGATCATCCGCTTGCGTTTGATAATGACTATTTAATCGAGCATATTCAAGATCTATTGAATTACCGCCCGATTGAAAAGCCGATTTACGACTATAAGCTTCACACACGTTCAGAAGAAACGGTTCACGTAGAGCCAAAGGATGTTATTATCCTTGAAGGCATTCTTGTTCTTGAAGACAAAAGACTCCGTGATCTGATGGATATCAAGCTTTACGTGGATACAGATGCTGACTTGCGTATCATCAGACGGATTATGAGAGATATTAATGAGCGCGGCCGCTCTATTGATTCTGTCATTGAACAATATGTGTCAGTTGTCCGCCCGATGCATAACCAATTCGTTGAACCGACAAAACGATACGCTGATATTATTATCCCGGAAGGCGGACAGAATCACGTCGCAATTGATCTGATGGTCACGAAAATACAGACCATCCTTGAACAAAACGCGATTTTGTAA
- a CDS encoding class I SAM-dependent methyltransferase: protein MGREFIPLFEDWAATYDQTVQGFDIQYKEAFRGYDDILDAIVSRSGTHVLEFGPGTGNLTAKLLDAGKSVFGIEPSPAMRKLASDKLSGRAEFVDGDFLTFPEPPFHADTIVSSYAFHHLTDEEKRAAIKQYGKYLHLHDKIVFADTVFKDAQAYQQAIDKARSQGFYQLANDLETEHYPTLDALKEMFTAEGFAVQFTQQNDFVWIMEAIKR from the coding sequence ATGGGACGTGAATTTATCCCTCTTTTTGAAGATTGGGCAGCAACTTATGATCAAACAGTACAAGGTTTTGATATTCAGTATAAAGAAGCATTCAGAGGCTACGATGATATCCTTGATGCCATCGTCAGCAGGTCTGGAACACATGTGTTAGAATTTGGCCCGGGGACAGGGAATTTGACAGCCAAGCTGCTGGATGCGGGCAAATCTGTATTTGGAATCGAACCGTCTCCCGCCATGCGAAAATTGGCTTCTGACAAGCTTTCAGGCAGGGCGGAATTCGTTGACGGAGACTTCCTGACATTTCCCGAGCCGCCATTTCATGCTGACACAATTGTCAGTTCATATGCTTTTCATCATTTGACCGATGAAGAAAAGCGGGCTGCAATAAAGCAATATGGCAAATACCTTCACTTGCATGATAAAATAGTGTTTGCCGATACCGTCTTTAAAGATGCGCAAGCGTATCAACAGGCTATCGATAAAGCCCGTTCTCAAGGCTTCTATCAGCTTGCAAATGATTTAGAGACAGAGCATTATCCCACATTGGATGCGCTGAAAGAGATGTTTACAGCTGAAGGTTTTGCAGTCCAATTCACTCAGCAAAACGACTTCGTGTGGATAATGGAGGCGATCAAACGGTAA
- a CDS encoding bifunctional cystathionine gamma-lyase/homocysteine desulfhydrase yields the protein MKKKTLMIHGGITGDEKTGAVSVPIYQVSTYKQPKAGQHTGYEYSRTANPTRAALEALVTELEGGEAGYAFSSGMAAITAVMMLFNSGDHVVLTDDVYGGTYRVMTKVLNRLGIESTFVDTSSREEVEKAIRPNTKAIYIETPTNPLLKITDLALMADIAKKEDILQIVDNTFNTPYFQQPLALGADIVLHSATKYLGGHSDVVGGLVVTASKELGEELHFVQNSTGGVLGPQDSWLLMRGIKTLGLRMEAIDQNARKIASFLENHPAVQTLYYPGSSNHPGHELAKTQGSGFGGMISFDIGSEEKVDAFLGNLKLFTIAESLGAVESLISVPARMTHASIPRERRLELGITDGLIRISVGIEDAEDLLEDIEQALKNI from the coding sequence ATGAAGAAAAAAACTTTGATGATACACGGCGGAATCACAGGTGATGAGAAAACAGGCGCAGTGTCCGTGCCTATTTATCAAGTGAGTACGTACAAGCAGCCAAAAGCAGGGCAGCATACCGGCTATGAGTATTCAAGAACGGCCAATCCGACAAGGGCCGCTCTCGAAGCGCTTGTGACAGAGCTGGAAGGCGGGGAAGCAGGCTATGCGTTCAGTTCAGGAATGGCTGCCATTACAGCGGTTATGATGCTGTTTAACAGCGGAGATCATGTCGTGTTGACCGATGATGTGTATGGCGGAACATACCGCGTGATGACAAAGGTACTTAATCGTCTTGGCATTGAATCCACATTTGTCGATACAAGCAGCAGAGAAGAAGTTGAAAAAGCGATTCGCCCTAACACAAAAGCCATTTATATTGAAACACCGACAAACCCGCTGCTCAAAATCACCGACTTGGCGCTCATGGCTGATATCGCAAAAAAAGAGGATATTCTGCAGATTGTAGACAATACCTTTAACACTCCTTATTTTCAGCAGCCGCTTGCTTTAGGCGCTGACATCGTGCTTCACAGTGCGACAAAATATCTTGGCGGACACAGTGACGTCGTCGGCGGTTTAGTTGTGACCGCATCGAAAGAGCTTGGGGAAGAGCTGCATTTTGTGCAAAACTCCACAGGCGGCGTTCTTGGCCCTCAAGATTCCTGGCTGTTAATGAGAGGAATTAAAACATTGGGTCTCAGAATGGAAGCGATCGATCAAAATGCGCGGAAAATCGCGAGTTTTCTTGAGAATCACCCTGCTGTCCAAACGTTATATTATCCTGGTTCTTCAAATCATCCCGGACATGAGCTTGCAAAAACGCAAGGGTCTGGCTTCGGCGGCATGATCTCTTTTGATATCGGCAGTGAAGAGAAGGTTGATGCATTTTTAGGAAATCTGAAATTGTTTACCATTGCTGAAAGCCTCGGCGCGGTAGAAAGCTTAATTTCTGTTCCGGCAAGAATGACACATGCCTCTATTCCGAGAGAACGCCGGCTTGAACTCGGTATTACGGATGGCTTAATCAGAATTTCTGTAGGAATTGAAGATGCAGAAGATTTGCTGGAAGATATTGAGCAAGCGCTTAAAAATATATAA
- a CDS encoding NAD(P)/FAD-dependent oxidoreductase, with amino-acid sequence MYDTIVIGAGQAGISIGYYLKQSKQKFIILDKSDEVGESWKERYDSLVLFTSRMYSSLPGMHLEGEKHGFPSKEEIVAYLKKYVERFDIPIQLRTEVISVLKLKNHFLIKTNQEEYQAKNLVVAAGPFHIPNIPSVSKDLADHIHQLHSSQYKHPKQLVPGNALVVGGGNSGAQIAVELSKERVTYLACRNQLIYFPLVIGKRSIFWWFDKLGVLHASNTSILGKFIQKKGDPIFGYELKHAIKQKEIILKKRVISGKQNKVIFEDSSTLEVNNIIWATGFRNPLCWMKIEGVLDKEGRIIHHRGVSPVEGLYFIGLPWQYRRGSALLQGVGNDAEYIAKQMNAN; translated from the coding sequence ATGTACGACACAATAGTAATCGGAGCTGGCCAGGCAGGAATTTCAATTGGATATTATCTTAAGCAGTCCAAGCAAAAGTTTATCATTTTGGATAAAAGTGATGAGGTGGGGGAAAGCTGGAAAGAGCGATATGACTCATTAGTTTTATTTACTTCTCGAATGTATAGTTCTTTGCCTGGAATGCATCTTGAAGGAGAAAAACATGGATTTCCTTCAAAAGAAGAAATTGTTGCTTATCTAAAGAAATATGTTGAAAGATTTGACATTCCAATCCAATTACGGACAGAAGTGATAAGTGTCCTAAAATTAAAGAATCATTTCTTAATAAAAACAAATCAGGAAGAATATCAAGCGAAAAATCTTGTCGTTGCTGCAGGTCCTTTTCACATCCCTAATATTCCATCAGTATCAAAGGATTTAGCCGATCATATTCATCAATTACACTCATCGCAATATAAGCATCCAAAACAACTGGTACCTGGAAATGCACTAGTTGTTGGCGGCGGGAATAGCGGTGCTCAGATAGCTGTTGAATTATCCAAAGAAAGAGTTACATATTTAGCATGTCGTAATCAATTAATTTATTTCCCTTTAGTGATTGGAAAAAGAAGCATCTTTTGGTGGTTTGATAAATTAGGAGTTTTACATGCAAGCAATACATCAATATTAGGCAAATTCATTCAAAAGAAAGGCGATCCTATTTTTGGGTATGAATTAAAACATGCAATAAAACAGAAGGAAATCATCTTAAAAAAAAGAGTCATATCGGGAAAGCAAAATAAAGTCATTTTTGAAGATTCATCTACATTAGAAGTAAACAATATTATTTGGGCTACCGGTTTTAGGAATCCTCTTTGTTGGATGAAAATAGAAGGTGTTTTGGATAAAGAAGGCCGAATCATACATCATAGAGGTGTTTCACCTGTAGAGGGATTGTACTTTATTGGTTTGCCTTGGCAGTATAGGCGAGGTTCAGCGCTCCTTCAAGGTGTAGGGAATGATGCTGAATACATTGCAAAACAAATGAACGCTAATTAA
- a CDS encoding YrzA family protein, with protein MNFQLDLIKDKVEFFEAASLQELEKKINTQIENNKAIMLRVKSVSHQTAVADGRILYSAVVHFAAEA; from the coding sequence ATGAATTTTCAATTAGATTTGATAAAAGACAAAGTGGAATTTTTCGAAGCGGCTTCATTGCAGGAGCTTGAAAAGAAAATCAATACACAAATTGAAAACAATAAAGCCATCATGCTCCGGGTGAAGTCTGTTTCACACCAGACCGCTGTGGCAGACGGTAGAATATTGTACAGCGCGGTTGTTCATTTCGCAGCTGAAGCCTAA
- a CDS encoding YrrS family protein: MSNNQSRYENRDKRRKTNLVLNILIAIVSILIVVVAANLFINSPSSKDVSKDSETAQKQESPASGKTEKKSDEDIKDSKKDTSDSEKDAEKSSDSDSDSKKDDSSKGDDSDSDSDSSSDSGDPLKDAKVTEGGSSSDVEKTYVNSDWKAVGTEQTGEHAATYDSSSQDWAEMLKAISYATGVSKDNMTVLWLGNNGSPQDAKGKVLDKTTGDKYQVTITWVDDKGWKPTKVEKLK, translated from the coding sequence TTGAGCAATAATCAATCTCGTTATGAAAACCGTGATAAGCGCAGGAAAACTAATTTAGTGCTTAACATTTTAATTGCAATCGTATCCATACTAATCGTCGTGGTAGCAGCTAATCTCTTCATTAACAGTCCTTCTAGCAAAGATGTCAGCAAGGATTCTGAAACGGCGCAAAAACAAGAATCTCCGGCTTCAGGAAAGACGGAAAAGAAATCGGATGAGGATATAAAAGACAGCAAGAAAGATACATCTGACAGCGAAAAGGATGCTGAGAAGTCTTCTGATTCAGACTCAGATTCGAAAAAAGATGATTCTTCTAAAGGTGATGACTCTGATTCCGATTCAGACTCAAGCTCAGATTCAGGTGACCCGCTTAAAGACGCAAAAGTAACAGAAGGCGGCTCATCAAGCGATGTAGAAAAAACGTATGTAAATTCTGATTGGAAAGCAGTCGGAACTGAGCAGACGGGCGAACATGCCGCCACTTATGACTCAAGCTCACAAGACTGGGCTGAGATGCTGAAAGCTATTTCATATGCAACCGGTGTTTCAAAAGATAACATGACGGTGCTCTGGCTCGGGAATAACGGCAGCCCTCAGGATGCCAAAGGCAAGGTTTTAGACAAGACGACCGGAGATAAATATCAAGTCACGATTACATGGGTTGATGACAAAGGCTGGAAGCCGACAAAAGTAGAAAAACTAAAATAA
- a CDS encoding penicillin-binding protein 2 produces MKISKRMKLAVIAFLIVFFLLLLRLAEIQLFFTESFSKKKINLIQESVKQRTEEVLISDGRGSFLDRNGQALTGKSEPAVVLFPFLLTQDWPIKKVADIIGMSEDELHQTLTKAKKPVILHQRKIKTLSKQSITKINSLKYPGIYGVYMENEDKPSLASHTIGNTNQDPALLRKKYPDQKNLPITTKIGTTGLERTFDEFLLPEQDTKLLYHVDGRGNPLFGMDVKYTAEANTFYPLQVKTTIDQSIQKAMEEVLDEQGLKKGGAVLLDIENSSVLGIVSKPNADVSRQNTLQNYMLTPIYPGSVFKTVIAAAAIENDTVKPSQTFNCNLNLYGEPGDDKGTLSFDESFAQSCNYTFTSLAEQLMKKDSSVIEDMAEKLALTDRAGWEGKLYHESNFRQLYNEKSGVVWGDEKDKSVKKAIAQTAIGQKNVKVTPLEVANMMAAIARGGEKRQVKIAEQIEYKNGTTLAKFKDQKLSGETIDKYTAQQLQKMLRRVVESPSGTGRRFQDLPYTVAGKSGTAQTGKLSKEQKALYEKWFAGYFPADKPKYALVVLHMDTPGDKALTNSVFYDIVKKVHEIEINQK; encoded by the coding sequence ATGAAGATATCGAAACGAATGAAGCTGGCAGTCATCGCTTTTTTGATCGTATTTTTTTTGCTGTTGCTGCGGCTGGCGGAAATCCAGCTGTTTTTCACCGAATCATTTTCTAAAAAGAAAATCAATTTGATCCAGGAAAGTGTGAAACAGCGGACGGAGGAAGTGCTCATTTCTGACGGAAGAGGTTCCTTTTTAGATCGAAACGGGCAGGCGCTGACCGGCAAAAGCGAGCCTGCAGTTGTTTTGTTCCCTTTTCTGCTGACGCAGGATTGGCCGATCAAAAAAGTTGCGGACATCATCGGCATGTCTGAAGATGAATTGCACCAGACACTCACAAAAGCGAAAAAACCGGTCATTTTGCATCAAAGGAAAATCAAAACACTTTCGAAACAATCCATTACAAAAATCAATTCTTTGAAATATCCCGGCATTTACGGCGTATATATGGAGAATGAAGACAAGCCAAGCCTTGCTTCACATACGATAGGAAACACAAATCAAGATCCGGCGCTTCTCCGGAAGAAATATCCGGACCAGAAGAACCTCCCGATTACAACGAAAATCGGAACAACCGGTTTAGAACGGACATTTGATGAGTTTTTGCTTCCAGAACAAGATACAAAACTTTTATATCATGTGGACGGAAGAGGAAATCCTTTGTTTGGCATGGACGTCAAATATACTGCTGAAGCCAATACGTTTTATCCGCTTCAGGTCAAAACAACGATCGATCAAAGCATTCAAAAAGCGATGGAGGAGGTATTGGATGAACAGGGGCTGAAAAAAGGAGGAGCTGTGCTGCTGGACATCGAAAATAGCAGTGTTCTGGGAATTGTAAGCAAACCGAATGCGGATGTGTCCCGGCAAAACACGCTTCAAAATTACATGCTGACGCCAATCTATCCCGGTTCTGTTTTTAAAACAGTCATTGCCGCAGCTGCAATCGAAAATGATACGGTGAAGCCGAGTCAAACCTTTAATTGCAATTTAAACCTGTATGGGGAACCGGGCGACGACAAAGGAACCTTGTCTTTTGATGAAAGTTTTGCCCAGAGCTGCAATTACACATTTACGAGTCTTGCAGAACAATTAATGAAAAAAGACAGCTCGGTTATTGAAGATATGGCAGAAAAGCTGGCTCTCACAGATCGCGCAGGCTGGGAAGGAAAACTGTATCACGAATCAAATTTCCGTCAGTTGTATAATGAAAAAAGCGGCGTGGTTTGGGGGGATGAAAAAGACAAATCAGTCAAAAAAGCCATTGCGCAAACAGCGATCGGGCAGAAAAATGTGAAGGTAACGCCACTCGAGGTAGCCAATATGATGGCGGCCATCGCCCGCGGCGGAGAAAAGCGGCAGGTGAAAATCGCTGAACAAATTGAATATAAAAACGGCACAACGCTCGCCAAGTTTAAAGATCAGAAGCTCAGCGGAGAAACGATAGACAAATATACGGCACAACAGCTTCAAAAAATGCTGCGGCGGGTGGTGGAATCTCCTTCCGGAACGGGCAGAAGGTTTCAGGATCTTCCGTATACTGTAGCAGGGAAGTCAGGCACAGCCCAGACAGGCAAGCTTTCAAAAGAGCAAAAAGCACTCTATGAAAAATGGTTTGCCGGATATTTTCCGGCGGATAAGCCGAAATACGCTCTTGTCGTTTTACACATGGATACGCCGGGGGATAAGGCTCTGACAAATTCCGTGTTTTATGATATTGTTAAAAAAGTACACGAAATTGAAATCAATCAGAAATAG
- the greA gene encoding transcription elongation factor GreA, whose amino-acid sequence MAQEKVFPMTEEGKQKLEQELEYLKTVKRKEVVERIKIARSFGDLSENSEYDSAKEEQAFVEGRVTTLENMIRNAKIIEDDGGSNDVGLGKTVTFVELPDGEEESYTIVGSAEADPFEGKISNDSPIAKSLLGKKVDDEVTVQTPGGEMLVKIVKIS is encoded by the coding sequence ATGGCACAAGAGAAAGTTTTTCCTATGACTGAAGAAGGAAAACAAAAACTTGAACAAGAATTGGAATATTTGAAAACGGTTAAACGAAAAGAAGTAGTAGAGCGCATCAAAATTGCGAGAAGTTTCGGAGACCTTTCCGAGAACTCTGAATACGATTCAGCAAAAGAAGAGCAGGCATTCGTAGAGGGCCGTGTAACGACTCTGGAAAATATGATCCGCAACGCGAAAATCATTGAAGATGACGGCGGCTCTAACGATGTCGGTTTGGGTAAAACGGTCACTTTCGTCGAATTGCCTGACGGTGAAGAAGAATCATATACAATCGTTGGAAGCGCTGAAGCTGATCCGTTTGAAGGGAAAATCTCAAACGACTCACCGATCGCAAAAAGCCTGCTGGGCAAAAAAGTCGATGATGAAGTCACAGTTCAAACACCGGGCGGAGAAATGCTCGTGAAAATTGTGAAAATTTCATAA
- a CDS encoding YrhC family protein, with protein sequence MNKNRMKSLKEDYKHFAFTLLAVSTFLYIGAVLPDQGLTLGQKSMMLLADCVFLVGAFFCVDRSLIYKKRLEEADE encoded by the coding sequence TTGAATAAAAATAGAATGAAATCTTTAAAAGAAGATTACAAGCATTTCGCTTTTACATTGCTTGCAGTCAGCACTTTTTTATATATAGGCGCAGTTCTCCCCGATCAAGGCTTAACCTTAGGCCAAAAATCGATGATGCTTTTAGCGGATTGCGTATTTTTAGTCGGTGCCTTCTTTTGCGTAGATCGTTCATTGATTTACAAGAAGCGTTTGGAAGAAGCTGACGAATAA
- a CDS encoding DUF1641 domain-containing protein, which yields MAAPITTIKKETKTAEQMKLEKIEELKELLAENEDAVSKTMTIMNELNDLGIFDAATSMLRAKEDIAKIALGQVSREPVTNLINTMMAAGGALTKADPEFTGKLLESVMAGTEQAQSFLKEDKKVGIFDLLKAMNDPDINRAVGFGLQFLKGMGKELQEK from the coding sequence ATGGCCGCTCCGATTACGACAATTAAAAAAGAAACAAAAACAGCTGAGCAAATGAAGCTTGAAAAAATAGAAGAACTGAAAGAGCTGCTGGCGGAAAATGAGGATGCCGTCTCTAAAACAATGACGATCATGAATGAACTTAATGATCTTGGAATTTTTGACGCGGCAACAAGTATGCTGAGGGCGAAGGAAGACATTGCTAAAATTGCGCTCGGCCAGGTTTCACGTGAGCCCGTCACCAACCTCATCAACACAATGATGGCCGCTGGAGGCGCATTGACAAAAGCAGATCCTGAGTTTACAGGAAAACTTTTAGAAAGCGTAATGGCTGGAACTGAACAGGCGCAAAGCTTTTTAAAAGAAGACAAGAAAGTCGGGATTTTCGACCTTTTAAAAGCAATGAATGATCCTGATATCAACAGAGCCGTCGGCTTCGGCCTTCAGTTTTTAAAAGGCATGGGAAAAGAACTGCAAGAGAAATAA